The following proteins come from a genomic window of Euwallacea fornicatus isolate EFF26 chromosome 9, ASM4011564v1, whole genome shotgun sequence:
- the LOC136341013 gene encoding trans-Golgi network integral membrane protein 1-like yields MLLSNAKTWTIVLILYILPKCTFSVAIGNRELTSKTLFQALVAKFPQVENTTLRETLSEIFISSCSNWTAIENAKPIIPDKDYVPCRLLYESIDSFLTSVGKQYVLSKSFVDTIMSSKHSLQDICIGNKSFSSHFSALSTKKDLSAYLEETICLFSCIDTSKSLINQSLNMSIDTCNVAYFFATFDVPKFLADSKSSLKKSNYQTKEENKDPLLKVSEDQATAPKVESKVGDDDSPLSVVSQAGFQKSKQKYTNKKSLGHMKDEQQPLTDKANEKSTQGESVNGVLANKSQDNKLSIDEGKIENKNDITEASVENVAVISSIKPEIKPIGKTEVLQDEKSLNSPAKDLSNADKTAVESDNNNNRENQGDISLDNDNEKDEADPGIIGDESETAKQEENVQSIHSHQTEPKKPKPNTLDADEPASSVNIVDDDMDGDSYFFSYFTVLMCLVIVGYVGYHNRQKVLALLLEGKRGKRNGRNVRRPNSANYHKLDSNLEEAMSSSCTKNTSNVIY; encoded by the exons ATGCTTCTGTCAAACGCCAAGACATGGACtattgtattaattttatatattctaCCAAAATGTACATTCAGTGTTGCTATAGGAAACAGAGAATTGACATCAAAGACATTGTTTCAAGCGTTGGTTGCAAAATTCCCTCAAGTAGAAAACACTACTTTACGAGAAACTTTAAGTGAGATATTTATCTCCTCGTGTAGTAATTGGACTGCCATAGAAAATGCAAAACCAATCATTCCGGACAAGGACTATGTGCCATGTCGTTTATTATATGAGAGTATCGATTCATTTCTCACAAGTGTTGGGAAACAATATGTCTTGTCTAAGTCCTTTGTTGATACTATTATGAGCAGCAAACACTCCTTACAAGATATATGTATCGgcaataaaagtttttcatcCCATTTTTCAGCCTTATCAACCAAGAAGGATCTTTCAGCTTATTTAGAAGAAaccatttgtttattttcttgtatAGATACATCGAAATCTCTTATTAATCAGTCTTTAAACATGTCTATAGATACTTGTAATGTTGCCTATTTCTTTGCCACTTTTGATGTACCCAAATTTCTTGCGGACTCTAAatcttcattgaaaaaatccaattatCAAACCAAAGAAGAGAATAAAGACCCTTTGCTGAAAGTATCTGAAGATCAAGCAACTGCTCCTAAAGTTGAATCTAAGGTGGGAGATGATGATAGTCCATTGTCTGTGGTTTCTCAAGCAGGATTTCagaaatcaaaacaaaagtatacaaataaaaaaagtttaggcCATATGAAAGATGAGCAACAACCATTAACAGATAAAGCAAATGAGAAATCCACTCAGGGGGAAAGTGTTAATGGAGTATTGGCAAATAAAAGTCAAGACAATAAATTAAGCATTGATGAGGGCAAAATTGAGAATAAGAATGATATAACTGAGGCATCTGTGGAGAATGTGGCTGTTATATCAAGCATTAAACCTGAGATCAAACCTATTGGTAAAACTGAGGTTCTTCAAGATGAAAAATCCCTAAATAG tccTGCCAAAGATTTGTCAAATGCTGATAAAACTGCGGTAGAGTCagataataacaataataggGAAAACCAAGGAGACATTTCTCTAGATAATGATAATGAAAAAGATGAAGCTGACCCTGGTATAATTGGTGATGAATCAGAAACTGCAAAACaagaagaaaatgtccaatctATTCATTCTCACCAGACTG AACCTAAAAAACCAAAACCCAATACTCTGGATGCAGATGAACCAGCGAGTAGCGTCAATATTGTCGACGATGATATGGACGGCGATTCCTATTTCTTCTCCTATTTCACTGTACTCATGTGCTTAGTTATTGTTGGATATGTTGGGTATCATAACAGGCAAAAG gttctTGCTCTTCTTCTCGAAGGAAAAAGAGGCAAACGAAATGGAAGGAACGTTCGACGGCCGAATTCGGCTAACTACCACAAATTGGATAGTAATCTAGAAGAAGCTATGTCATCGTCGTGTACAAAAAACACTAGTAACGtgatttattaa
- the LOC136341021 gene encoding troponin T-like, which yields MEEEEGDSGDPEFIKRQEQKRSELDEQLREYIAEWRLIRTKEQEELKKLKEKQAKRKVARADEEKATAERKKQEEERRVKEIEEKKLRDAEEKKQRLIDAEKKRQAMMSALKEQHKNKTMNLVIRKKALAASLTDAELERTKTKEQLEEEKKISLSIRIKPLALDGVAIDKLKEKATELWEAIVKLETEKYDMQERMKRQEYDLKELKERQRQQLRHKALKKGLDPEALTGLHPPKIMLASKYERRVDIRSFDERQKLFQGGYDSLYLENLERSWKDKMQEFMERPRRRLPRWCGERPGKKPGDPDTPEGEEEVAKGDDIEADDALLKEPQHEEEEDDDLEEDEVEVDEEEDDDDDEEDEE from the exons ATGGAAGAAGAAGA AGGAGATAGTGGAGATCCAGAGTTCATCAAGAGACAAGAACAGAAAAGGTCGGAATTGGATGAACAGTTACGGGAGTATATTGCGGAATGGAGACTCATACGGACTAAAGAACAAgaggaattaaaaaa ATTAAAAGAAAAGCAAGCCAAACGCAAGGTCGCAAGAGCAGATGAAGAAAAGGCAACAGCTGAGCGAAAGAAGCAGGAAGAGGAGAGGCGCGTCAAAGAAATCGAGGAAAAGAAACTTAGAGATGCAGAGGAGAAGAAGCAGCGCCTCATTGATGCCGAAAAGAAGAGGCAAGCGATGATGTCCGCCTTGAAGGAACAGCACAAGAACAAAACCATGAATCTCGTCATAAGGAAGAAGGCTTTGGCG GCCAGCTTGACAGACGCTGAGTTGGAAAGGACCAAAACTAAAGAGCAACtagaagaagagaaaaaaatctcacTTTCCATTAGAATCAAGCCTTTGGCTCTAGATGGGGTGGCGATCGACAAGCTCAAAGAGAAAGCAACTGAACTGTGGGAGGCTATTGTTAAGTTGGAAACTGAAAAGTATGACATGCAGGAGAGGATGAAAAGGCAGGAGTACGAT CTGAAAGAATTGAAAGAAAGGCAGAGACAGCAATTGAGGCATAAGGCACTGAAAAAAGGACTGGATCCTGAAGCATTGACGGGTCTTCATCCG CCAAAAATTATGCTGGCCTCAAAATATGAGAGGCGTGTGGATATCAGGTCCTTTGACGAGAGGCAGAAGCTATTCCAAGGG GGATATGACTCTCTTTACCTGGAGAACCTCGAAAGAAGCTGGAAGGACAAAATGCAAGAATTCATGGAGAGACCTAGAA GGAGGCTGCCTAGATGGTGCGGGGAACGTCCAGGCAAGAAACCTGGAGACCCTGACACTCCCGAAG GTGAAGAGGAAGTAGCCAAAGGTGACGACATTGAAGCTGACGACGCTCTGTTAAAAGAACCGCAGCACGAGGAGGAAGAAGATGATGATTTGGAAGAGGATGAGGTGGAGGTTGATGAAGAAGAGGATGACGACGATGATGAAGAAGACGAGGAATAG
- the LOC136341023 gene encoding thiamin pyrophosphokinase 1, with product MSKIEKNCTTWTPCEDIFENFRSKDYAIMVLNCQLNLNVDHRYLVNLWTHAKIRVTVDGGTSRWLNWLQAHECEDSYIFSPNLITGDLDSLSEEVLDYFVERNSKIIKTPNQHETDFTKALKEMHTHCQNEGIEIDMVFVLGDTSGRFDQIIANINTMYKALSFMSTIKIFQIATNSLTFLLSPGNHRISIPKTLRDKEGWCALIPLGAPCIASTTGLKWNLDKTQLEFGGMVSTSNTYSDEAFATISTDGFLTWSMGIEAIL from the exons atgagtaaaattgaaaagaattgTACAACCTGGACTCCCTGtgaagatatttttgaaaacttcagAAGTAAAGATTATGCCATTATGGTGCTTAACTGCCAACTTAACTTGAATGTTGACCATAGATATTTAGTTAATTTGTGGACCCATG CAAAAATTCGGGTTACTGTGGATGGTGGGACGAGTAGGTGGTTAAACTGGCTGCAAGCCCATGAATGTGAAGATTCCTAcatattttctccaaatttAATAACTGGGGATTTGGATTCTTTATCTGAAGAAGTTCTtgattattttgttgaaagaaactctaaaataatcaaaacgCCCAATCAACATGAGACTGATTTTACTAAAGCTCTTAAAGAAATGCATACGCATTGCCAAAACGAGGGCATTGAG atagaCATGGTGTTTGTTTTAGGAGACACCTCTGGACGTTTTGACCAAATTATCGCCAATATAAACACTATGTATAAGGCGCTATCTTTTATgtcaacaattaaaattttccagattGCCACAAATTCTTTAACTTTCCTTTTATCACCTGGAAATCACAGGATAAGTATTCCAAAAACATTACGAGACAAAGAGGGATGGTGTGCTTTAATTCCTTTAGGAGCTCCTTGTATAGCTAGCACAACTGGGTTAAAATGGAATTTAG ataaaacacaACTAGAATTTGGAGGTATGGTAAGTACTTCAAACACCTACAGTGATGAAGCATTTGCTACAATCAGTACCGATGGGTTTCTTACATGGTCCATGGGAATTGAGGCGATTTTATAG
- the betaCOP gene encoding coatomer subunit beta: MTNVEQPCYTLLNVSSDTEPFNEMHLKSDLEKGDTDQKIEALKKTIRMILAGERLPPGFLMIIIRYLLPLQDHSAKKLLLIFWEIVPKTTPDGKLLQEMILVCDAYRKDLQHPNEFLRGSTLRFLCKLKEPELLEPLMPSIRACLEHRHSYVRRNAVLAIFTIYRNFEFLIPDAPELISHYLDGEQDMSCKRNAFLMLLHADQDRALSYLSSCLDQVTSFGDILQLVIVELIYKVCHTNPSERSRFIRCIYNLLNSTSAAVRYEAAGTLITLSSAPTAIRAAASCYIDLIVKESDNNVKLIVLDKLVGLGEHPSYNRVLQDLVMDILRVLSSPDLEVRRKTLNLAMDLVNSRNIEEMVLFLKKEISKTLDSEQEDTGKYRQLLVRTLHTCCIKFPDVAPTVIPVLVEFLSDTNELAAVDVLVFIREAIQKFENLRPLIIEKLLESFKDIKGAKIHRAALWILGEYAISIPDIETVIKEVTLALGEGSLVAAEYRLKQGDVDENKSQNANTGPVVTTLVTSDGTYATQSAFSSVKKSTKEKRPPLRQYLVDGEFFIGAAIASTLTKLALRYGNLASLDQRNRFDAEVMLIMSGVIHLGQSGLTTKPITNDDRDHILFCLRVISERSPTIIEIFTEYSRKALKDMLCAKELEEATNQKAKEKTGTKIQTDDPINFLQLETDKGGELGENVFETSLSQALVGGRTGATDALSTNKLNKVTQLTGFSDPVYAEAYVHVNQYDIVLDVLIVNQTNDTLQNCTLELATLGDLKLVEKPQPVVLAPKDFCNIKANVKVASTENGIIFGNIVYDVTGAASDRNVVVLNDIHIDIMDYIVPANCNDTEFMRMWAEFEWENKVTVNTQLTDLNEYLKNLIKSTNMKCLTPEKALSGQCGFMAANMYAKSIFGEDALANLSIEKPFNKPESPVQGHIRIRAKSQGMALSLGDKINSSQKATHQTNKVVAA, translated from the exons ATGACGAACGTAGAACAACCATGTTATACTTTGTTAAATGTCTCGTCAGACACCGAACCATTCAAtgaaatgcatttaaaaaGCGATTTAG AAAAGGGTGATACGGATCAAAAAATTGAAGCCCTTAAAAAAACTATTCGCATGATACTAGCAGGAGAAAGGCTACCTCCTGGTTTTCTTATGATCATTATCCGGTACTTATTACCTCTGCAAGATCACTCTGctaaaaaacttcttttaatCTTCTGGGAAATTGTCCCTAAAACAACCCCAGATGGCAAACTATTACAGGAAATGATTCTAGTTTGCGATGCTTATCGTAAAGATTTGCAACATCCTAATGAGTTTTTGAGAGGGTCTACCTTGAGATTTTTATGCAAACTTAAGGAACCCGAATTGTTGGAGCCACTTATGCCATCAATAAG AGCCTGTTTGGAACATAGACACAGTTATGTCAGGCGAAACGCCGTGTTGGcaatattcacaatttatcgtaactttgaatttttaattcctgACGCCCCTGAATTGATTTCCCATTACTTGGATGGAGAGCAAGATATGTCTTGCAAAAggaatgcatttttaatgctGCTACATGCTGACCAAGATAGGGCTCTATCCTATCTGAGCTCTTGTTTAGATCAAGTTACTTCATTTGGGGATATTTTGCAGTTGGTTATTGTTGAGCTAATTTATAAG GTTTGCCACACCAATCCTTCTGAAAGATCAAGATTTATCCGTTGCATTTACAACctattaaattcaacaagtgcTGCTGTTAGATATGAAGCTGCAGGTACTTTGATTACACTGTCGAGTGCTCCTACTGCCATCAGGGCAGCTGCTTCATGTTATATTGATTTAATAGTCAAAGAAAGTGACAATAATGTCAAGCTAATTGTCTTGGATAAGTTGGTTGGTCTTGGAGAACATCCAAGTTATAATAGAGTGCTGCAG gATCTTGTAATGGATATTTTAAGGGTCTTATCAAGTCCAGATTTAGAAGTCAGAAGAAAAACTCTGAATTTGGCTATGGATTTGGTGAATTCtagaaatattgaagaaatggTATTGTTCTTGAAAAAGGAGATTTCCAAAACTTTAG ATTCTGAACAAGAAGACACTGGGAAATATAGACAACTTCTTGTAAGAACGCTTCACACATGCTGTATTAAATTCCCAGACGTTGCCCCAACAGTCATTCCTGTTTTGGTAGAATTTCTTTCAGACACTAATGAATTAGCTGCTGTTGATGTTTTGGTGTTTATCAGAGAGGCCATAcagaaattcgaaaatctaAGACCATTAATTATTGAG aaacttcTCGAGTCATTTAAGGATATTAAGGGGGCAAAAATACATAGAGCCGCTTTGTGGATTCTAGGGGAGTACGCTATTTCTATTCCTGATATAGAAACAGTAATAAAAGAG GTCACTCTGGCACTAGGTGAGGGATCTTTAGTAGCTGCAGAATATCGCCTTAAACAGGGCGAcgtcgatgaaaacaaatctcAAAACGCAAACACTGGTCCCGTAGTGACTACTTTGGTAACATCAGATGGAACTTATGCAACTCAGTCTGCTTTCAGTTCTGTTAA GAAATCTACAAAGGAAAAACGCCCTCCTTTGCGTCAATACTTGGTTGATGGTGAATTCTTTATCGGTGCGGCTATAGCCTCGACTTTAACCAAATTAGCTCTGCGTTACGGTAATTTGGCTTCATTGGACCAGCGTAACAGATTTGATGCTGAAGTTATGTTGATTATGAGCGGGGTGATTCATTTGGGACAGTCAG GTTTAACTACAAAACCCATTACAAACGACGATCGGGATCACATTCTGTTTTGTTTGCGCGTAATTTCAGAGAGATCACCAACCATTATTGAGATTTTCACGGAATACAGCAGAAAGGCTCTTAAAGATATGTTGTGCGCTAAAGAGTTGGAAGAGGCAACTAATCAGAAAGCCAAAGAGAAAACCG GgactaaaattcaaaccgacGATCCAATTAACTTCCTGCAACTTGAAACTGATAAAGGCGGTGAGCTGGGTGAGAATGTATTTGAAACCTCACTTTCTCAAGCGCTTGTGGGAGGAAGAACCGGAGCTACAGATGCTTTAAGcactaataaattaaataaagtcacacaacttacTG GATTTTCCGATCCCGTCTATGCCGAAGCCTACGTGCATGTCAATCAATATGATATCGTATTGGACGTTCTAATAGTCAACCAAACCAATGATACTCTGCAAAATTGCACTTTAGAATTGGCAACTTTGGGCGATCTAAAACTAGTTGAGAAGCCTCAGCCTGTAGTTTTGGCTCCTAAAGACTTTTGCAATATTAAGGCCAACGTCAAG GTAGCTTCAACTGAAAATGGCATAATATTTGGTAACATTGTCTATGACGTGACCGGAGCAGCTTCAGACAGAAACGTTGTGGTCCTTAATGATATTCATATTGATATTATGGATTACATTGTCCCTGCAAATTGCAATGATACTGAATTTATGAGAATGTGGGCCGAGTTCGAATGGGAAAATAAG GTCACCGTAAACACCCAACTTACCGATTTGAATGAATACCTAAAAAATCTGATCAAAAGTACTAACATGAAGTGTTTAACTCCGGAAAAGGCTCTTTCGGGGCAATGTGGTTTCATGGCAGCAAATATGTATGCTAAATCTATTTTCGGTGAAGATGCCTTAGCAAACTTGAGCATTGAGAAACCTTTTAATAAACCCGAATCTCCTGTTCAGGGGCATATTAGAATACGGGCTAAGAGTCAG GGGATGGCTTTAAGTTTGGGGGATAAAATTAATAGCAGTCAAAAGGCCACTCATCAAACTAATAAAGTTGTTGCCgcgtaa
- the LOC136341015 gene encoding SRR1-like protein, with amino-acid sequence MSSNLENDFKKVSYKRKRKIKHKFKNTIHEIHEIHSGSSTVDPSRSIKKISELKAELLTTDLFQSVSALLNEALRDLGEPKIIQIICVGLGHISELIVARYQLALLLCLKDMLEVELLVADPAFNSSDLDILKHFSINVQDNNVEGKYYVNNYNGTVLFYLPHCPKQLMNNLLWSNWGLSLNKCVIIGNSFNGIVDSTSKWELSKSAEYINKILPYVLELAFVNNFKFFEVFNDTSIHIFLMEKLNLLTEEFWIEHMEPEYSDSDIEFIRKTMDNKLFI; translated from the exons atgtcttccaatttggaaaatgattttaaaaaggtttcctataaaagaaagagaaaaattaaacacaaattcaaaaacacaatTCATGAAATCCATGAAATACACAGTGGCAGTAGTACTGTTGACCCATCCAGAAG CATTAAAAAGATTAGCGAGTTAAAAGCAGAACTACTGACCACTGACTTGTTCCAATCAGTGTCGGCCCTTCTAAATGAGGCCTTAAGAGATCTAGGCGAGcccaaaattattcaaataatatGTGTAGGTCTAGGACACATCTCAGAGTTAATTGTAGCTCGTTATCAATTAGCACTTCTTTTGTGCCTAAAAGACATGCTTGAAGTTGAACTTCTAGTTGCTGATCCTGCATTTAATAGCAGTGAtctagatattttaaaacattttagcaTTAATGTTCAAGATAATAATGTTGAAGGTAAATATTATGTAAACAATTATAATGGCACAGTTCTGTTTTACCTTCCACACTGTCCAAAGCAGTTAATGAATAATTTGCTGTGGTCAAATTGGGGCCTTAGCTTGAATAAATGTGTTATTATAGGAAATAGTTTTAATGGGATTGTAGATAGTACTTCTAAATGGGAGTTAAGCAAGTCTGCTgagtatataaataaaatattacctTATGTATTAGAACTAGCGtttgtgaataattttaagttttttgagGTTTTTAATGATACTTCAATACACATTTTTCTTATGGAGAAGCTAAATCTTTTAACTGAAGAGTTTTGGATTGAACACATGGAACCTGAATATTCAGATAGTGATATAGAATTTATAAGGAAAACTATggataataaattgtttatatag
- the LOC136341014 gene encoding CAAX prenyl protease 1 homolog, whose translation MSFLPYIDKLDDQCIKNLIVILLSGHYIWDTYLSIRQYKVAVNAVDIPEQLKGIMKTEEYTKARHYSIAKLKYGFVKEFQSNIINILMLYSNFFAIIWNYTVSINPFSDEVSTSCIWLTLLQLINTIIDLPFSIYYTFVLEEKFGFNKQTAGFFAWDKIKQFVVFEVISSTIASIVIVVVKNGGDYFFIWLWVVVGVNTLILLTIYPALIAPLFDKYTPLPDGELRTEIEALASSLKFPLTQLYVVEGSKRSSHSNAYFYGLFKSKRIVLFDTLLAKDDGSGCKDEEILAVLSHELGHWSRSHTIKNLILVQVNLFLLFAIFAATFKAPKLYTALGFYKTKPVLVGMFVVLQYVTMPYNTIISFFMTVLSRKFEFEADDFAVQLNKGKPLEKALVKLNKDNSGFPVHDWLYSAWHYSHPPLLQRIEVLREGVKKFEIKNK comes from the exons ATGAGTTTTCTACCTTACATAGATAAACTGGATGATCAGTGCATTAAAAACTTGATTGTAATCCTATTATCAGGACATTATATTTGGGACACCTATTTATCTATAAGACAG TATAAAGTTGCTGTAAATGCAGTAGACATTCCAGAACAACTCAAAGGAATAATGAAAACTGAAGAATACACAAAGGCTAGACACTACAGTATTGCCAAGTTGAAATATGGCTTTGTGAAAGAATTTCAGTCAAACATTATCAATATTCTAATGCTCTACTCCAATTTCTTTGCCATTATATGGAACTACACCGTATCCATTAATCCGTTCTCAGACGAAGTATCAACAAGTTGCATTTGGCTGACTCTTCTGCAACTTATAAATACGATAATAGATCTTCCCTTCTCGATTTATTACACTTTTGTGTTAGAAGAAAAGTTCGGGTTTAATAAGCAAACAGCTGGGTTTTTCGCCTGGGATAAAATAAAGCAGTTTGTGGTGTTTGAAGTAATCTCCAGTACGATTGCCTCAATAGTAATTGTTGTGGTTAAAAATGGAGGcgattacttttttatttggctGTGGGTTGTAGTTGGGGTCAATACTTTAATCTTACTAACAATTTACCCCGCTCTGATTGCGCCATTGTTTGACAAATACACGCCATTGCCTGATGGCGAACTTCGAACTGAAATTGAAGCGCTAGCATCGAGtcttaagtttccattaaCCCAGCTTTATGTAGTTGAAGGGTCAAAAAGATCTTCACACAGCAATGCCTACTTTTATGGCCTGTTCAAATCTAAGAGGATAGTTCTTTTTGATACCCTATTGGCTAAAGATGATGGGAGCGGCTGCAAAGACGAAGAAATATTAGCAGTACTTTCGCACGAACTTGGACACTGGAGTCGAAGCCACACTATAAAAAACCTGATACTTGTTCAGGTCAACTTGTTCCTgctttttgcaatatttgcaGCTACATTTAAGGCTCCAAAACTTTACACTGCCTTGGGATTCTACAAAACCAAGCCAGTTCTAGTAGGGATGTTTGTAGTACTTCAATATGTAACGATGCCCTACAACACAATAATCTCTTTCTTCATGACTGTCCTGTCAAGAAAGTTCGAATTTGAGGCCGACGATTTCGCTGTTCAATTAAATAAGGGAAAACCACTTGAAAAAGCTTTGGTCAAACTTAACAAAGATAACTCTGGCTTCCCTGTGCATGACTGGCTGTACTCTGCATGGCACTACTCGCATCCCCCGTTACTACAGAGGATTGAAGTTCTGAGGGAAGGGGTCAAGAAGTTTGAGATTAAGAATAAATAA